The following are encoded in a window of Haloarcula halophila genomic DNA:
- a CDS encoding sodium-dependent transporter — protein sequence MTRATWRTRVGFVLAAVGSAVGLGNIWRFPWLTAQNGGGAFLLLYLLVVVLVGVPGLLGEMVIGRRSGRNPVGAFGTLGGDRWRPLGGLALFASVVVLSFYSVVGGWILRYTVASATGAYFPAPQEYFAAIDYGVGAAGFHALFLLATAAVVYVGVDRGIEVATTVMVPGIVLMLGGLAVWAGTLDGATGGYEFYLSLDLAYLRANFFDVLGAAAGQALFTLSVGAGAMLTYASYLGEDRSLAADGTLIAGLNTGIGVLAGLVIFPLLFSLGVDPGAGGPGALFISLAGAFASLPYSRLVGIAFFGVVLLAALSSSISIYEVLVSYLVDEHGASRGGATAAVGTLFLVTGTGAALSPSLFTLLADTIANLALTAGLLGFLLFDGWVLGRLALEEYELGAGRIATLAGRPWFVAIAVILPLFLAFTFVTGIGGVVGVTPTAGQSSAIAVAVVGGCIALFSRRSRA from the coding sequence ATGACCAGAGCGACCTGGCGGACCAGAGTGGGCTTCGTGCTCGCCGCCGTCGGCAGCGCCGTCGGTCTGGGGAACATCTGGCGGTTCCCCTGGCTGACCGCACAGAACGGCGGCGGGGCGTTCCTGTTGTTGTATCTGCTCGTCGTCGTCCTCGTCGGCGTCCCGGGACTGCTGGGCGAGATGGTGATCGGCCGGCGGAGCGGGCGGAACCCCGTCGGTGCCTTCGGAACGCTGGGCGGGGACCGCTGGCGCCCGCTGGGCGGGCTGGCCCTGTTCGCGTCGGTCGTCGTCCTCTCGTTTTACTCCGTGGTCGGCGGCTGGATTCTGCGGTACACCGTCGCCAGCGCGACCGGCGCGTACTTCCCGGCCCCACAAGAGTACTTCGCGGCGATCGATTACGGCGTCGGTGCCGCGGGCTTTCACGCCCTGTTCCTGCTGGCGACGGCGGCAGTCGTCTACGTCGGCGTCGACCGCGGCATCGAGGTAGCCACGACCGTGATGGTCCCGGGGATCGTCCTCATGCTCGGTGGGCTGGCCGTCTGGGCGGGAACTCTCGACGGGGCCACGGGCGGCTACGAGTTCTACCTCTCGCTGGATCTGGCCTATCTGCGGGCGAACTTCTTCGACGTGCTCGGAGCCGCGGCGGGACAGGCGCTGTTTACCCTCTCGGTGGGCGCAGGCGCGATGTTGACCTACGCTTCGTATTTGGGTGAGGACCGTTCACTGGCCGCCGACGGCACCCTCATCGCCGGACTCAACACCGGTATCGGGGTGTTGGCCGGGCTCGTCATCTTCCCGCTGTTGTTCTCGCTGGGCGTCGATCCGGGTGCCGGCGGCCCCGGCGCGCTGTTTATCAGCCTCGCCGGTGCGTTCGCCAGCCTTCCCTACAGCCGGCTCGTCGGGATCGCGTTCTTCGGCGTCGTGTTGCTGGCTGCGCTGTCCTCGTCGATCAGCATCTACGAGGTGCTGGTCTCGTATCTGGTCGACGAGCACGGAGCGTCCCGGGGAGGAGCGACCGCCGCCGTCGGCACGCTGTTTCTCGTCACGGGGACCGGTGCGGCACTGTCGCCGTCCCTGTTTACACTGTTGGCCGACACGATCGCCAACCTCGCGCTCACCGCGGGGCTGCTCGGGTTCTTGCTGTTCGACGGCTGGGTGCTGGGACGGCTCGCCCTGGAGGAGTACGAACTGGGAGCGGGTCGCATCGCGACGCTCGCGGGGCGCCCGTGGTTCGTCGCGATCGCAGTGATTCTGCCACTCTTTCTGGCGTTTACGTTCGTCACGGGGATCGGCGGTGTCGTCGGTGTCACGCCGACCGCTGGACAGTCCAGTGCGATCGCCGTCGCCGTCGTCGGGGGCTGTATCGCGCTGTTCTCGCGGCGGAGCCGAGCGTAG
- a CDS encoding DMT family transporter, whose product MISRRVPGLAIAASVLFGGTFVAVKAGLDYFPPLLFVALRFDIAALALAVYVLATRSRADLLPRTRGDLLGIGVTGLLAIGLTNALLFVGQQSATSAVAAIVFSLNPILTPVFAALLLSTERLSRRGTVGMVVGLLGVALVVDPDPAMLANGGLGQLVLFAAAVAAALGSVLIRWADSGLSSTVRVAWALPLASALTHGLSVAAGESIAAVAWTAPGLLALGYVGVFAGAVAYIAYFGLLDEVGAIRANLVFYVVPAVSTLGGWALLDETIPPTAVVGFLTIFVGFAVIGSDSVDRRRLRPGYEPDVNHFEIDGEVRAFEAD is encoded by the coding sequence ATGATCTCACGCCGTGTCCCCGGACTCGCTATCGCCGCGAGCGTGCTGTTCGGCGGGACCTTCGTCGCCGTGAAGGCGGGCCTCGACTACTTCCCGCCGCTGCTGTTCGTCGCGTTGCGGTTCGACATCGCCGCGCTGGCACTGGCGGTGTACGTCCTCGCGACGCGGTCCCGGGCCGACCTGCTCCCGCGGACTCGCGGTGACCTCCTCGGGATCGGTGTCACCGGACTGCTCGCGATCGGGTTGACCAACGCGCTCCTGTTCGTCGGCCAGCAGTCCGCGACCAGTGCCGTCGCCGCGATCGTCTTCAGCCTGAACCCGATCCTGACGCCGGTGTTCGCCGCACTCCTGCTCTCGACCGAACGGCTCTCGCGTCGCGGGACGGTCGGGATGGTCGTCGGCCTGCTCGGGGTCGCACTGGTCGTCGACCCGGACCCGGCGATGCTCGCCAACGGCGGCCTGGGGCAACTCGTCCTGTTCGCCGCCGCCGTGGCCGCTGCGCTCGGGAGCGTCCTCATCCGCTGGGCAGACAGCGGCCTCTCCAGTACCGTCCGGGTCGCCTGGGCACTCCCGCTGGCGTCGGCGCTGACCCACGGCCTGAGCGTCGCGGCCGGCGAGTCGATCGCGGCCGTGGCCTGGACGGCCCCCGGCCTACTGGCGCTTGGCTACGTCGGCGTGTTCGCCGGCGCTGTCGCCTACATCGCCTACTTCGGACTGCTGGACGAGGTCGGCGCCATCCGGGCGAACCTGGTGTTCTACGTCGTCCCGGCGGTCTCGACGCTGGGCGGGTGGGCGCTGCTCGACGAGACCATCCCCCCGACGGCCGTCGTCGGCTTCCTCACCATCTTCGTCGGCTTCGCCGTCATCGGGAGCGACTCCGTCGACCGCCGGCGGCTCCGCCCGGGCTACGAACCCGACGTGAACCACTTCGAGATCGACGGCGAGGTCCGGGCGTTCGAGGCCGACTGA
- a CDS encoding helix-turn-helix transcriptional regulator encodes MESALEEIEFLALSPNRVTVLSALATGHHTRSELADRTGASQATLGRILADFEDRAWVRRRDGGYVATATGRLVADGVEELVGIVETEQDLRGIVDYLPTAAIDFDLRELADATITTPTETRPNAPLQRLLGMLADADTVYAFSHTFNDQSLGAVQEQVVEHGQGFRGVFSRTAIEALADDPRLRDRLRTLLSADSATIRIRDERIPLAAMVADDTVFLLLRDADGILRAGIDTDAAAVRAWADDTFEHYWATATPLAASDLES; translated from the coding sequence ATGGAATCCGCGCTGGAGGAGATCGAGTTCTTGGCGCTGTCGCCCAACCGGGTGACGGTGCTGTCGGCCCTGGCTACGGGACACCACACTCGGAGCGAACTCGCGGACCGCACGGGGGCCTCACAGGCGACACTCGGTCGCATTCTCGCCGACTTCGAGGACAGAGCGTGGGTCCGCCGCCGGGACGGGGGGTACGTCGCGACCGCGACCGGCCGACTGGTCGCCGACGGGGTCGAGGAGCTGGTCGGGATCGTCGAGACCGAACAGGACCTCCGGGGAATCGTCGACTATCTGCCGACAGCGGCGATCGACTTCGATCTGCGGGAACTGGCCGACGCGACGATCACGACGCCGACAGAGACCCGACCGAACGCGCCCCTCCAGCGGCTGCTCGGGATGCTCGCGGACGCCGACACCGTCTACGCGTTCTCGCATACGTTCAACGATCAGAGCCTCGGAGCCGTCCAGGAGCAGGTCGTCGAACACGGCCAGGGCTTCCGCGGTGTCTTCTCGCGGACGGCGATCGAAGCACTCGCCGACGACCCCCGACTCCGGGACCGCCTCCGGACGCTGTTGAGTGCAGACAGCGCTACGATCAGGATTCGAGACGAGCGGATTCCGCTGGCAGCGATGGTGGCCGACGACACCGTCTTCCTCCTCTTGCGTGACGCGGACGGCATCCTGCGGGCCGGCATCGACACCGACGCCGCGGCCGTCCGAGCGTGGGCCGACGACACCTTCGAGCACTACTGGGCGACGGCGACGCCACTGGCGGCGAGCGATCTGGAGTCGTGA
- a CDS encoding uracil-DNA glycosylase family protein, with protein sequence MKNITATQHNPFGFDAPCEPFVPGYGDANADFHVVGDNPRVHGGSESGIPFTGTPAAERLQRALLAGGLLTEVGTPPTVDKTYLSYLFLCGDRDPTADDYADHEPMFDTEVRAITSHVLLPVGERATRHVFANMTAEPADSVDMEALHATEVRGSGWLVYPIKDPSEWTDADEDALVAALTALLATDYRQEAELGRFLPGDDVWRVR encoded by the coding sequence GTGAAAAACATCACGGCAACGCAGCACAACCCGTTCGGTTTCGACGCGCCGTGTGAGCCGTTCGTCCCGGGCTACGGCGACGCCAACGCCGATTTCCACGTCGTCGGCGACAACCCCCGGGTCCACGGCGGCAGCGAGTCGGGGATCCCCTTCACCGGGACCCCTGCCGCCGAGCGACTCCAGCGGGCGCTGCTGGCCGGTGGGCTCCTGACGGAGGTGGGTACCCCGCCGACCGTCGACAAGACGTACCTCTCCTATCTGTTCCTCTGTGGCGACCGCGACCCGACCGCGGACGATTACGCGGACCACGAACCGATGTTCGACACCGAGGTTCGGGCGATCACCTCTCACGTCCTGCTCCCCGTCGGCGAGCGCGCGACCAGGCACGTCTTCGCGAATATGACCGCCGAACCGGCCGATTCCGTCGACATGGAGGCCCTGCACGCGACGGAGGTCCGTGGCAGTGGCTGGCTCGTCTACCCGATCAAAGACCCCAGCGAGTGGACCGACGCCGACGAGGACGCCCTCGTCGCCGCCCTCACCGCGCTGCTCGCGACCGACTACCGACAGGAAGCCGAACTCGGCCGGTTCCTCCCGGGAGACGACGTCTGGCGGGTCCGGTAG
- a CDS encoding acyl-CoA carboxylase subunit beta, whose product MSHDDRVEDLRERKGAAERGGGEERIEAQHDRGKLTARERIDYFLDDDTFVEIDALREHRSTNFDMEDNHVPGDGVVVGYGQVNGRRVYVFAHDFTVFGGSLGEAFAQKVCKVMDQAIENGAPIVGLNDSAGARIQEGIDSLAGYADIFHRNQQASGVVPQISAIMGPCAGGAVYSPAITDFVYMVEETSHMFITGPDVIETVTGEEVGFDELGGAKTHASESGVAHFTAADEKAAMDEIRYLLSFLPQNNVEDPPSVDSWDDPDRRDDSLVETVPDAPQKPYDMHDVIGGVLDQDSFFEVAEAFARNILTGFARLDGHAVGVVANQPRVNAGTLDIDASRKAARFVRFCDAFNIPILTFVDVPGFMPGKDQERNAIINHGAKLLYAFSEATVPLLTVITRKAYGGAYDVMASKHIGADVNYAWPTAEIAVMGPQGAVNVLYDDELESAEDVEARRQELIDEYRDAFATPYIAAKRGFVDDVLEPQETRPRLIADLELLRGKRADQPDRKHGNIPL is encoded by the coding sequence ATGAGCCACGACGACCGCGTCGAGGACCTCCGCGAGCGCAAGGGGGCCGCCGAACGGGGCGGCGGCGAGGAGCGCATCGAGGCACAGCACGACCGGGGAAAACTCACCGCCCGCGAGCGGATCGACTACTTCCTGGACGACGACACGTTCGTCGAGATCGACGCGCTGCGCGAGCACCGCTCGACGAACTTCGACATGGAGGACAACCACGTCCCGGGCGACGGCGTCGTCGTCGGCTACGGCCAGGTCAACGGCCGCCGGGTGTACGTCTTCGCCCACGACTTCACAGTCTTCGGCGGATCACTGGGCGAGGCGTTCGCACAGAAGGTCTGTAAGGTGATGGACCAGGCCATCGAGAACGGCGCGCCCATCGTCGGGCTGAACGACTCGGCCGGCGCGCGCATCCAGGAAGGGATCGACTCGCTGGCGGGTTACGCCGACATCTTCCACCGGAACCAGCAGGCCAGCGGCGTCGTCCCGCAGATCTCGGCGATCATGGGGCCGTGTGCCGGGGGTGCGGTGTACTCGCCGGCGATCACCGACTTCGTCTACATGGTCGAGGAGACCAGCCACATGTTCATCACCGGCCCGGACGTGATCGAGACGGTCACCGGCGAGGAGGTCGGCTTCGACGAACTCGGCGGCGCGAAGACCCACGCCAGCGAGTCCGGCGTCGCCCACTTCACGGCCGCTGACGAGAAGGCCGCGATGGACGAGATCCGCTATCTGCTCTCCTTTCTCCCCCAGAACAACGTCGAGGACCCGCCCAGCGTCGACTCCTGGGACGACCCCGACCGGCGGGACGACTCGCTGGTCGAGACGGTCCCCGACGCCCCACAGAAACCCTACGACATGCACGACGTGATCGGCGGCGTCCTCGACCAGGACTCCTTCTTCGAGGTCGCGGAGGCCTTCGCCCGCAACATCCTCACCGGGTTCGCCCGCCTGGACGGCCACGCCGTCGGCGTCGTCGCCAACCAGCCCCGTGTCAACGCCGGGACCCTGGACATCGACGCCTCCCGGAAGGCGGCACGGTTCGTCCGCTTCTGTGACGCGTTCAACATCCCGATCCTCACCTTCGTCGACGTGCCCGGGTTCATGCCCGGCAAGGACCAGGAACGTAACGCCATCATCAACCACGGCGCGAAACTCCTCTACGCGTTCTCGGAGGCGACGGTCCCGTTGCTGACGGTCATCACGCGCAAGGCCTACGGCGGCGCCTACGACGTGATGGCTTCGAAACACATCGGCGCGGACGTCAACTACGCCTGGCCGACCGCCGAGATCGCGGTGATGGGGCCACAGGGCGCGGTCAACGTCCTCTACGACGACGAACTCGAATCCGCCGAGGACGTCGAGGCCCGGCGGCAGGAACTCATCGACGAGTACCGCGACGCGTTCGCGACCCCCTACATCGCGGCCAAACGCGGGTTCGTCGACGACGTCCTCGAACCACAGGAGACACGGCCGCGGCTGATCGCCGATCTGGAGCTACTCCGGGGGAAGCGAGCGGACCAGCCCGACCGCAAACACGGTAACATCCCACTGTAA
- a CDS encoding acc operon protein has product MATETDTDGEVSAETAVDDDLVESVTNQVPDASTEEAAAIAVAIGAHLADRERAAAAAAAATAQSEESWDGEEWAFSERVSATQQRHVRVPGETPTDPWTAAGRTDRM; this is encoded by the coding sequence ATGGCGACAGAGACAGACACCGACGGCGAGGTATCGGCCGAGACGGCAGTCGACGACGATCTGGTCGAGTCCGTCACGAACCAGGTTCCGGACGCCTCCACCGAGGAGGCCGCCGCGATCGCGGTCGCCATCGGCGCTCACCTGGCCGACCGGGAACGGGCCGCAGCGGCCGCGGCCGCCGCCACAGCGCAGTCCGAGGAGAGCTGGGACGGGGAGGAGTGGGCCTTCTCCGAGCGGGTCAGCGCGACCCAGCAACGCCACGTTCGGGTCCCCGGGGAGACGCCGACCGATCCCTGGACCGCGGCGGGCCGGACCGACCGGATGTAG
- a CDS encoding sensor domain-containing protein, which yields MAPAVDLATLSRGARRFVGAPVRPQTYRNLLYLLLAFPAGFVYVFVVSFGVGFGLGLSVVLIGVVVLAATAVVCLALAGIERRLTTTLLGRDIEARTALSGETARERVASLFIDHRTWTPLAYLVLKFGVGIVTLLLLTSALSTGLAMVLVPLHYGDPAVYVGIPTDRPVEFHPALYVVWNNLLVGVNAVVSVDYWRVRTLPEALVVAVAGLLLSLATLNALNGLARATGWVTERLLAGAYDPLGAILGGSEPE from the coding sequence ATGGCTCCCGCTGTCGATCTCGCGACCCTCTCCCGCGGAGCGCGACGGTTCGTCGGCGCACCGGTCCGGCCACAGACGTACCGGAACCTCCTGTACCTGCTGCTGGCGTTCCCCGCCGGGTTCGTGTACGTCTTCGTCGTCAGTTTCGGCGTGGGGTTCGGGCTCGGTCTGTCGGTCGTTTTAATCGGTGTGGTCGTCCTGGCGGCGACCGCGGTCGTCTGTCTGGCCCTCGCCGGCATCGAGCGCCGTCTCACGACGACGCTGCTCGGCCGTGATATCGAGGCCCGGACCGCTCTGTCGGGCGAGACAGCCCGCGAACGTGTGGCCTCGCTGTTCATCGACCACCGGACGTGGACGCCGCTCGCGTACTTGGTACTGAAGTTCGGCGTCGGAATCGTGACGCTGCTACTGCTGACCTCGGCGCTGTCGACCGGGCTTGCGATGGTGCTCGTCCCGCTGCACTACGGTGACCCGGCGGTGTACGTCGGTATCCCGACCGACCGTCCGGTGGAGTTTCACCCGGCGCTGTACGTCGTCTGGAACAACCTGTTGGTCGGTGTCAACGCGGTCGTCAGCGTCGACTACTGGCGGGTCCGGACGCTGCCGGAGGCACTGGTGGTGGCTGTCGCCGGGCTCCTCCTCTCGCTGGCGACGCTGAACGCCCTCAACGGACTCGCACGCGCGACGGGGTGGGTCACCGAACGGCTCCTGGCCGGGGCCTACGACCCTCTCGGTGCGATCCTCGGTGGCTCCGAACCGGAGTGA
- a CDS encoding DUF4097 family beta strand repeat-containing protein, with protein MTSDVTRRRFLAGTALTALTAAAGCSGTTPFVGKRTESTETITVRDATTLTVETETGDVTLRGTDREDLHVRAVKQASSVGTDVTQLTLETTRENGRISLSSQWSGTTGFFTSRPSLDIDAEVPASLTVGEVTTSVGDIEATDVAGDLRAEANTGDVRVRRGGGTVSAESDTGDVEVRTPEVLAGASTNTGDVSVDVPAIDGETTVDANTGDVTAHVAPDLDATLVVQSSTGDVELTGLPLSDGETEQDDPGESFRGVLGEGGPTLRIESSTGDVTVHSL; from the coding sequence GTGACCAGCGACGTAACGCGCCGGCGGTTCCTCGCCGGCACTGCCCTCACCGCCCTGACCGCCGCTGCCGGCTGTAGCGGGACGACCCCGTTCGTCGGGAAACGGACGGAGTCGACAGAGACGATCACAGTCCGTGACGCGACCACCCTGACAGTCGAAACCGAGACCGGGGACGTGACGCTGCGCGGCACCGACCGCGAGGACCTCCACGTCCGCGCCGTCAAGCAAGCCAGTTCCGTCGGCACGGACGTCACGCAGTTGACCCTGGAGACGACCCGGGAGAACGGTCGGATCTCCCTCTCGTCCCAGTGGAGCGGGACCACCGGGTTCTTCACCAGTCGGCCGTCGCTAGACATCGACGCCGAAGTCCCCGCTTCACTGACCGTCGGCGAGGTGACGACCTCCGTCGGGGATATCGAAGCGACCGATGTCGCCGGTGATCTGCGGGCCGAGGCGAACACCGGCGACGTCCGGGTACGCCGCGGCGGCGGTACTGTCAGCGCCGAGTCCGACACCGGCGACGTCGAGGTTCGAACGCCGGAGGTCCTGGCCGGAGCGTCGACGAACACCGGTGATGTCTCTGTCGACGTCCCCGCGATCGACGGCGAGACGACCGTCGACGCCAACACCGGCGACGTGACCGCACACGTGGCTCCGGACCTGGACGCGACGCTCGTCGTCCAGTCCTCGACCGGCGACGTGGAACTGACCGGACTCCCGCTGTCGGACGGCGAAACCGAGCAAGACGACCCCGGAGAGTCGTTCCGTGGCGTCCTCGGGGAGGGCGGGCCGACGCTTCGCATCGAGTCCTCGACCGGCGACGTGACCGTCCACTCGCTGTGA
- a CDS encoding acetyl-CoA carboxylase biotin carboxylase subunit: MFDKVLVANRGEIAVRVMRACEELGIGTVAVYSEADKESGHVRYADEAYNVGPARAADSYLDQEAIVDAAKQSGADAIHPGYGFLAENASFARRVEDTEGVKWIGPTGDAMESLGEKTKARKIMQSADVPIVPGTTDPVDDPEEVVEFGEEYGFPVAIKAEGGGGGRGMKIVHDPEEAEEQLESAKREGEAYFSNDSVYLERFLENPRHIEIQILADHHGNVRHLGERDCSLQRRHQKVIEEGPSAALSEELREKIGESARRGVRQADYYNAGTVEFLVEEDTEREADEVLGPETNFYFLEVNTRIQVEHCVTEEITGIDIVKWQIKVAQEEAIPFAQDDVEIDGHAMEFRINAENAAEDFAPANSGSLETYDPPGGIGVRMDDALRQGDDLVTDYDSMIGKLIVHGSDRQEVIERGKRALAEFDVEGFPTVIPFHRLMLTDEEFVASTHTTKYLDNHLDRSRIEEAQEKWGTTTDSEAEEDEEVVEREFTLEVNGKRFEVELEERGAQPIQVGDVDLEDGGDQPQRPQAGSDSDGDGGGASAEGQEVTAEMQGTILSVEVETGDEVEAGDVLCVLEAMKMENDIVAERGGTINEIAVGEGDSVDMGDLLFVIG, from the coding sequence ATGTTCGACAAGGTGCTCGTCGCCAACCGCGGGGAGATCGCGGTACGCGTCATGCGTGCGTGCGAGGAGCTGGGCATCGGGACAGTGGCGGTGTACTCCGAGGCAGACAAGGAGTCGGGGCACGTGCGGTATGCCGACGAGGCGTACAACGTCGGGCCGGCTCGGGCCGCCGACTCGTATCTCGATCAGGAGGCGATCGTCGACGCCGCGAAACAGTCCGGTGCCGACGCGATCCACCCCGGCTACGGGTTTCTCGCCGAGAACGCCTCCTTCGCCCGGAGGGTCGAGGACACCGAGGGCGTGAAGTGGATCGGGCCGACGGGCGACGCCATGGAGTCCCTGGGCGAGAAGACGAAGGCCCGCAAGATCATGCAGTCGGCGGATGTCCCGATCGTCCCCGGGACGACGGATCCCGTCGACGACCCCGAGGAGGTCGTCGAGTTCGGCGAGGAGTACGGCTTCCCGGTCGCGATCAAGGCCGAGGGCGGCGGCGGCGGCCGCGGGATGAAGATCGTCCACGATCCCGAAGAGGCCGAAGAACAGCTCGAATCTGCGAAACGCGAAGGCGAGGCCTACTTCTCGAACGACTCCGTCTATCTCGAACGGTTCCTGGAGAACCCCCGTCACATCGAGATCCAGATCCTCGCGGACCACCACGGCAACGTCAGACATCTCGGCGAGCGTGACTGTTCGCTCCAGCGACGACACCAGAAAGTCATCGAAGAAGGGCCGTCGGCCGCTCTCTCCGAGGAGCTTCGGGAGAAAATCGGCGAATCAGCCCGCCGCGGGGTCCGGCAGGCCGACTACTACAACGCGGGGACCGTCGAGTTCCTCGTCGAGGAAGACACCGAGCGCGAGGCCGACGAGGTGCTCGGCCCGGAGACGAACTTCTACTTCCTGGAGGTCAACACCCGCATCCAGGTCGAGCACTGCGTCACCGAGGAGATCACCGGCATCGACATCGTGAAGTGGCAGATCAAGGTCGCACAGGAAGAGGCGATCCCCTTCGCCCAGGACGACGTCGAGATCGACGGCCACGCGATGGAGTTCCGCATCAACGCCGAGAACGCCGCCGAGGACTTCGCGCCGGCCAACAGCGGCTCACTGGAGACCTACGACCCGCCGGGCGGGATCGGCGTCCGGATGGACGACGCGCTCCGACAGGGCGACGACCTGGTGACCGACTACGACTCGATGATCGGGAAGCTCATCGTCCACGGCTCGGACCGCCAGGAGGTCATCGAGCGCGGGAAACGCGCGCTGGCGGAGTTCGATGTCGAGGGGTTCCCGACGGTGATCCCGTTCCACCGGCTGATGCTCACCGACGAGGAGTTCGTCGCCTCGACACACACGACGAAGTATCTCGACAACCACCTCGACCGGTCGCGCATCGAGGAAGCCCAGGAGAAGTGGGGGACGACGACCGACAGCGAGGCCGAGGAGGACGAAGAGGTCGTCGAGCGCGAGTTCACGCTGGAGGTCAACGGGAAGCGCTTCGAGGTCGAACTCGAAGAGCGGGGCGCTCAGCCGATCCAGGTCGGCGACGTCGATCTGGAAGACGGCGGCGACCAGCCCCAGCGCCCGCAGGCCGGCAGCGACTCGGACGGCGACGGCGGTGGCGCAAGCGCCGAGGGACAGGAGGTCACCGCCGAGATGCAGGGGACGATCCTCTCGGTCGAGGTCGAGACCGGCGACGAGGTCGAGGCCGGCGACGTCCTCTGTGTGCTCGAAGCGATGAAGATGGAGAACGACATCGTCGCCGAACGCGGCGGGACGATCAACGAGATCGCCGTCGGCGAGGGCGACTCCGTCGACATGGGCGATCTGCTGTTCGTCATCGGGTGA
- a CDS encoding biotin--[acetyl-CoA-carboxylase] ligase codes for MQETRHRVLDALAAGPASGPALADELDISRAAVWKHVEALREEGFEIESVDDGYELAGVPEFGGAAVEYGLDAPFEIDPHGSIPSTNARARDLAADGAEDVVVLADEQTGGRGRLDREWTSPSGGIWLSVLCRPDVPMAHAPVFTLAAAVAVTRAAREAGVDARIKWPNDVLVDGRKLVGILTEMEGEADRVSWVVVGMGINANVDPDSLPTDADPTSLRHERGEPVDRRVFTQRVLEAFHDLRSDIDSVLPAWREHATTLGKRVRVETADGPVEGEAVDIRFPGALVVDTDDGEVTVTAGDCDHLRPV; via the coding sequence ATGCAGGAGACGCGCCATCGGGTCCTCGACGCCCTCGCAGCGGGTCCGGCCTCGGGACCGGCGCTGGCCGACGAGTTGGATATCTCACGCGCTGCGGTCTGGAAACACGTCGAGGCGCTCCGCGAGGAGGGGTTCGAGATCGAGAGCGTCGACGACGGGTACGAACTGGCTGGCGTCCCCGAGTTCGGTGGGGCAGCCGTCGAGTACGGGCTCGACGCGCCCTTCGAGATCGACCCCCACGGCAGCATCCCGAGTACGAACGCACGGGCACGCGATCTCGCGGCCGACGGCGCCGAGGACGTGGTCGTGCTGGCCGACGAACAGACCGGCGGTCGTGGCCGTCTGGACCGCGAGTGGACCTCACCCAGCGGGGGTATCTGGCTCTCGGTCCTCTGCCGGCCGGACGTGCCGATGGCCCACGCGCCGGTGTTCACGCTCGCTGCGGCAGTGGCGGTCACCCGCGCAGCCCGCGAGGCCGGCGTCGACGCCCGTATCAAGTGGCCCAACGACGTACTCGTCGACGGGCGGAAGCTGGTCGGCATCCTCACCGAGATGGAGGGCGAAGCCGACCGCGTCTCCTGGGTCGTCGTCGGGATGGGGATCAACGCTAACGTCGACCCTGACTCCCTCCCGACGGACGCCGACCCGACGAGTCTCCGGCACGAGCGCGGCGAACCGGTCGACCGCCGGGTGTTCACACAGCGAGTGCTCGAAGCGTTTCACGACCTCCGGAGCGACATCGACAGCGTGCTCCCGGCCTGGCGCGAGCACGCGACGACGCTGGGCAAGCGTGTCCGCGTCGAGACAGCCGACGGACCGGTCGAAGGCGAAGCCGTCGACATCCGGTTTCCCGGGGCACTCGTCGTCGACACCGACGACGGTGAGGTGACCGTCACCGCCGGGGACTGCGACCATCTGCGTCCGGTTTGA
- a CDS encoding universal stress protein, translating to MYDRILLPTDGTAGMDGVVRHAVALAETHDAEIHALYVADTGRFSTLPADMTWEGVTELFQTEGTRAIDAVERVAGDVPVERAIVDGRPGTRIGEYASTHDCDVIVMGTHGRAGIDRLLLGSVAETVIRGSRIPVVTVPVGTTSPEPPSQPREIAIE from the coding sequence ATGTACGACAGGATTCTCCTCCCGACTGACGGGACCGCGGGGATGGACGGGGTCGTCCGTCACGCCGTGGCGCTGGCGGAGACACACGACGCCGAGATCCACGCGCTGTACGTCGCCGACACCGGCCGGTTCTCCACGCTGCCGGCGGACATGACCTGGGAAGGCGTCACCGAACTGTTCCAGACGGAAGGGACGCGTGCGATCGACGCCGTCGAGCGGGTGGCTGGTGACGTTCCGGTCGAACGGGCTATCGTCGATGGGCGGCCCGGTACCCGGATCGGCGAGTACGCGAGCACCCACGACTGTGACGTGATCGTCATGGGAACCCACGGTCGGGCCGGGATCGACCGCCTGTTGCTCGGCTCGGTCGCCGAGACCGTGATCCGTGGCTCCCGGATTCCCGTCGTCACCGTTCCCGTCGGGACGACAAGTCCGGAGCCACCGTCCCAACCCCGTGAAATCGCTATCGAGTGA